The following proteins are encoded in a genomic region of Dyadobacter sp. UC 10:
- a CDS encoding hybrid sensor histidine kinase/response regulator, whose translation MILIVDDRPENILPLKKILELHGFKTDTAESGEEALKKVLNTSYSVIILDVQMPGMDGFEVAEAIAGFSRAKDTPIIFLSAVNTEKRFITKGYTSGGIDYLTKPVDPDILLLKVKTFIRLYEQQQELKTIQESLKQEIETRKDAQEELALRMQELRFILESLPQIAFTIKTDGKIEYVNEHWFQFSTESGIFPETHPDDHFFDRWEAHFRSGTEFTSEARLKHLETKDYRYFLLKIIPVFQHGEIIRWVGTFTDIHQQKIANELLEHKVELRTRELLDKNSELEITNHELQQFAWVVSHDLKEPLRKIQTFSHLLKDKYLSDNTEATSYLNRSINSSARMSRLISDLLDYSRLSVKAFFQPTDLNMLISELLLDFDEVIAEKNAMVQVDKLPVVDTIPSQIRQVFQNLISNALKFSKKDVTPVIRIKADLIAGKDVSAEPSADGVFCRITIADNGIGFDEKFLDRIFVIFQRLNNLSSYEGTGIGLAIAKKIMDKHNGLISAQSTENEGAKFILIMPLVQDQARKETNLEN comes from the coding sequence ATGATCCTGATTGTCGACGACAGGCCGGAAAACATTCTACCTCTAAAAAAAATCCTGGAATTACATGGTTTTAAAACGGACACGGCGGAGTCTGGTGAAGAGGCATTGAAAAAAGTTCTGAATACCAGTTATTCCGTCATCATCCTGGATGTGCAAATGCCGGGTATGGACGGCTTTGAGGTGGCCGAAGCCATTGCAGGTTTCAGCAGGGCCAAGGACACGCCGATTATCTTTCTTTCGGCTGTCAATACAGAAAAACGTTTTATTACGAAAGGCTACACTTCGGGTGGTATCGATTATCTGACCAAGCCGGTCGACCCGGATATTCTTTTGCTCAAAGTCAAGACTTTTATCCGATTATACGAGCAGCAGCAGGAGCTGAAAACCATTCAGGAATCGCTGAAACAGGAAATTGAAACACGAAAAGATGCACAGGAAGAGCTGGCACTGCGCATGCAGGAACTGCGGTTCATCCTGGAATCTTTACCACAGATCGCATTTACAATCAAAACGGACGGAAAGATCGAGTATGTAAACGAACACTGGTTCCAGTTTTCGACAGAATCGGGCATATTTCCCGAAACTCACCCCGACGATCATTTCTTTGACAGATGGGAAGCACATTTCCGGAGCGGCACGGAGTTTACCAGCGAGGCCCGTCTCAAACACCTTGAAACAAAAGACTACCGTTATTTTCTGTTAAAGATCATACCCGTGTTTCAACACGGCGAGATCATCCGCTGGGTAGGTACTTTTACCGATATTCACCAGCAGAAAATAGCCAACGAGCTGCTCGAACACAAGGTGGAGCTGCGCACCAGAGAGCTTCTTGATAAAAACTCAGAACTGGAAATAACGAACCATGAATTACAGCAATTTGCCTGGGTAGTTTCACACGATCTCAAAGAACCCCTGCGCAAAATACAGACGTTCAGCCACTTATTGAAAGACAAATATCTGAGCGACAACACAGAAGCGACTTCCTACCTGAACCGTTCTATCAATTCCTCGGCCCGGATGTCGCGGCTGATCAGTGACCTGCTCGATTATTCACGGCTTTCGGTAAAGGCATTTTTCCAGCCTACCGACCTCAACATGCTCATCTCGGAACTGCTCCTGGATTTCGACGAAGTCATTGCGGAAAAGAATGCGATGGTACAGGTTGACAAACTTCCCGTCGTCGATACCATTCCAAGCCAGATCCGTCAGGTATTCCAGAACCTGATCAGCAATGCATTGAAGTTTTCCAAAAAAGATGTGACGCCGGTGATCCGCATTAAGGCAGATCTGATCGCCGGTAAAGACGTTTCGGCAGAACCGTCAGCTGACGGTGTATTCTGCAGGATAACCATTGCCGACAACGGGATCGGTTTCGACGAGAAGTTCCTTGACCGGATATTTGTCATTTTCCAGCGGCTGAATAATCTCAGCAGCTACGAGGGAACCGGTATAGGGCTGGCTATCGCCAAAAAGATCATGGACAAACATAACGGGCTGATCTCGGCCCAGAGTACAGAAAACGAAGGTGCGAAATTTATACTGATCATGCCGCTTGTGCAGGACCAGGCACGCAAAGAAACGAATTTAGAAAATTAA
- a CDS encoding response regulator encodes MKRTSNSIIQQLQIVFSFSILLLIFSLLASYYSTQKLINNSELVNHTNEVLIQAESIISYMKDAETGQRGFLVTQDPEFLEPYNGAYEKTTNSYNKLSELTADNPTQQKYLREVKALYEAKFGQMQNIIDMARKNPDFSTETEARLREMVRGRKVMDDLRLAVQQIKEQENAVLQTRLEQQQIYIQYTPILLVVAALISILITVFAYMRIKNDMDKRLVQQQAETEKYAETQRRIAHIENVTQDVSDGDYSVRAVEDSEDELGRIASALNRMTSSLEQTFNDLNNTNWLQTGAVQVSDAIRGERILKKLTNNLLNTLTAYTGAQLGTIYILDSDWQFKLSSAYAVQNAPGFVVPGEGLTGQVIESKKPVIIENVPDNYLRVSSSLGESKPAALAILPLTYSYECIGVIELAFLTVPNELHVRFLKENLEAMATGVNSALDYLKLQNFLEETQAQSEELQTQHNELENLNAELEAQSQKLQASEEELRVQQEELQQTNEELEERSGLLEEKNIEIVKKAEELELTTRYKSEFLANMSHELRTPLNSILLLSRLLSENDDKNLTDEQIEYATVIQSSGNGLLGLIDEILDLSKIEAGKMELDYVNVAVKEITEDLKGLFAPVAREKGLDFDINIAPGVPVIIETDKMRLEQILKNLISNALKFTSQGSVQLNIKLQEGNERMLCFAVRDTGIGVPPEKQQHIFEAFQQADGSTKRKYGGTGLGLSISRELVKLLGGEISLTSIVNKGSEFTIFIPVASKYSVQEPESQNFFKSVPEESVVRKPEPDYRFVSTVIPESIPDDRNTIVNSDKTILIVEDDTYFAKSLLDYTRRQGYKGIVSVRGDEGLQLAKTFKPMGILLDIQLPVVSGWEVMDQLKSDPETRHIPVHIMSSLRLKNESLMKGAIDFIDKPVAIDKMQEVFRKIEYVISKKSKKVLILEDNPMHAKALSYFLATFHINSELKSDLSEGIQALKDNQADCVILDMGIPDKKAYEALEEAKKNPGFEKIPIIIFTGKSLSMSEELRIKQYADSIIVKTAHSYQRMLDEVSLFLHVVEENKKSAQKSTDIKKLGGLSDILTNKTVLIADDDVRNIFSLSKSLENYKMNVITALDGKEALLKLEENPSVDVVLLDMMMPQMDGYETARRIRDNLKWRNLPVIAVTAKAMTGDREKCINAGASDYITKPVDIDQLMSLLRVWLYEKF; translated from the coding sequence ATGAAAAGAACCTCTAACTCAATCATACAACAACTCCAGATTGTATTCTCCTTTTCCATCCTGCTTCTCATTTTCAGTTTGCTGGCGTCCTATTACAGCACGCAAAAGCTGATCAACAACTCGGAGCTGGTCAACCACACCAACGAAGTGCTCATTCAGGCGGAAAGCATCATTTCGTACATGAAAGATGCCGAAACGGGCCAGCGGGGATTTCTGGTTACCCAGGACCCAGAATTTCTTGAGCCTTACAACGGTGCTTATGAAAAAACCACGAACAGTTACAACAAACTATCTGAGCTGACGGCTGACAATCCGACCCAGCAGAAGTACTTGCGGGAAGTAAAGGCATTGTACGAGGCCAAATTCGGACAAATGCAGAATATCATCGATATGGCGCGCAAAAACCCGGATTTTTCAACCGAAACCGAAGCACGCCTGAGGGAAATGGTGCGCGGAAGAAAAGTGATGGATGATCTCAGACTGGCGGTGCAGCAGATCAAGGAACAGGAAAATGCCGTGCTGCAAACCCGGCTCGAGCAGCAGCAGATCTATATTCAATATACCCCTATCCTGCTCGTCGTAGCAGCGCTGATCTCCATTTTGATCACTGTATTCGCTTACATGCGGATCAAAAATGACATGGACAAACGGCTCGTGCAGCAGCAGGCCGAAACAGAGAAATACGCAGAAACCCAGAGACGCATCGCGCATATCGAGAATGTTACACAGGATGTTTCCGACGGCGACTATTCCGTGAGAGCGGTGGAAGACAGTGAAGATGAACTCGGACGGATTGCCTCGGCGCTCAACCGGATGACCAGCTCACTGGAACAAACCTTCAACGACCTTAACAATACAAACTGGCTGCAAACAGGCGCCGTGCAGGTAAGCGATGCGATCAGAGGTGAGCGGATACTAAAAAAACTGACCAACAATCTTTTAAACACCCTTACAGCATATACCGGCGCACAGCTCGGTACGATTTATATTCTTGACAGCGACTGGCAATTCAAATTGAGCAGCGCTTATGCAGTTCAAAACGCGCCCGGGTTTGTTGTTCCTGGTGAAGGACTGACCGGCCAGGTTATCGAGAGTAAAAAGCCGGTTATCATCGAGAATGTCCCTGATAATTACCTGCGCGTTTCTTCTTCCCTGGGCGAAAGTAAGCCTGCCGCGCTGGCGATTTTACCATTGACCTATTCATACGAATGCATTGGCGTAATAGAACTGGCGTTTTTGACGGTACCGAACGAGTTGCATGTGCGGTTCCTGAAAGAAAACCTGGAAGCAATGGCCACCGGTGTGAACTCGGCCCTGGATTATCTCAAACTGCAGAACTTCCTCGAAGAAACCCAGGCGCAGTCGGAAGAATTGCAGACGCAGCATAATGAACTCGAAAACCTGAATGCCGAGCTGGAAGCGCAGTCGCAGAAACTGCAGGCTTCGGAAGAGGAACTCAGGGTACAGCAGGAAGAATTGCAGCAAACCAATGAAGAGCTCGAAGAAAGAAGCGGTTTGCTGGAAGAGAAGAATATTGAGATCGTCAAAAAAGCTGAGGAACTGGAACTGACAACGCGGTACAAATCGGAGTTCCTGGCCAATATGTCGCACGAGCTGCGGACACCGCTGAACTCTATCCTGCTGCTGAGCAGGCTTTTATCGGAAAACGACGATAAAAATCTTACCGACGAACAAATTGAATATGCCACGGTAATCCAGTCGTCAGGTAATGGTTTGCTGGGGCTGATTGACGAGATACTCGATCTTTCCAAAATAGAGGCGGGCAAGATGGAGCTGGATTATGTCAATGTGGCCGTCAAGGAAATTACAGAAGACCTGAAAGGGCTTTTCGCGCCGGTTGCCCGTGAAAAAGGGCTTGACTTCGATATTAATATCGCCCCCGGCGTACCGGTCATTATTGAAACGGATAAAATGCGTTTGGAACAGATCCTTAAAAATTTGATCTCCAATGCATTAAAATTCACCTCACAGGGTTCTGTACAGCTTAATATCAAGTTGCAGGAAGGAAACGAAAGGATGCTTTGCTTTGCTGTTCGCGATACCGGTATCGGCGTGCCACCGGAAAAACAGCAGCACATTTTTGAAGCATTTCAGCAGGCCGACGGATCTACCAAACGAAAATATGGCGGCACCGGTCTCGGACTTTCGATCAGCCGGGAACTGGTGAAGCTGCTCGGCGGCGAGATCTCGCTGACCAGTATCGTCAACAAAGGCAGCGAGTTCACCATTTTTATCCCGGTCGCGTCGAAGTACTCCGTTCAGGAACCGGAGAGTCAGAATTTCTTTAAAAGTGTCCCGGAAGAAAGCGTAGTGCGCAAGCCGGAGCCGGATTACCGGTTCGTGAGCACGGTCATCCCCGAGAGTATTCCCGACGACAGAAATACGATCGTTAACAGCGATAAAACCATCCTGATCGTCGAGGACGATACTTATTTCGCAAAATCACTGCTGGATTATACCCGGCGCCAGGGATACAAGGGCATTGTATCGGTGCGCGGAGACGAGGGTTTGCAGCTCGCGAAAACATTCAAGCCCATGGGAATTTTACTCGATATCCAGCTGCCGGTGGTGAGTGGCTGGGAAGTAATGGACCAGCTTAAATCCGACCCCGAAACGCGCCACATTCCGGTGCACATTATGTCTTCGCTCCGGCTCAAAAACGAGAGCCTGATGAAAGGGGCGATCGATTTTATCGACAAGCCCGTCGCCATCGACAAAATGCAGGAGGTGTTCAGGAAGATTGAATATGTAATCAGTAAGAAATCAAAAAAAGTACTGATCCTGGAAGATAACCCAATGCATGCCAAGGCATTGTCCTATTTCCTGGCGACATTCCATATTAACTCAGAACTGAAAAGCGACCTCTCCGAAGGCATACAGGCGCTCAAAGACAACCAGGCCGATTGCGTGATCCTGGATATGGGCATACCCGACAAAAAGGCTTACGAAGCACTGGAGGAAGCGAAAAAGAATCCTGGTTTTGAAAAGATCCCCATCATCATTTTTACGGGCAAAAGCCTGTCGATGTCCGAGGAGCTGCGCATTAAGCAGTACGCCGATTCCATTATCGTCAAAACGGCGCATTCCTATCAGCGGATGCTCGACGAGGTTTCGCTCTTTTTACATGTGGTTGAGGAAAACAAAAAATCTGCCCAAAAATCAACGGATATTAAAAAGCTGGGCGGCCTGAGCGATATTCTGACCAATAAAACGGTGCTCATCGCCGACGACGACGTCCGGAACATTTTCTCGCTTTCGAAGTCGCTCGAAAACTATAAAATGAATGTAATCACGGCGCTAGACGGCAAGGAGGCGCTTTTAAAACTGGAAGAAAACCCTTCGGTGGACGTGGTGCTGCTGGATATGATGATGCCGCAAATGGATGGTTACGAAACGGCACGGCGTATCCGGGATAACCTGAAATGGCGTAACCTGCCCGTCATCGCCGTCACCGCCAAAGCAATGACCGGCGACCGTGAGAAATGTATCAATGCAGGCGCATCGGATTACATCACCAAGCCAGTAGATATCGACCAGCTAATGTCGCTTTTGAGGGTCTGGCTTTATGAGAAGTTTTGA
- a CDS encoding response regulator → MDKKRVLIIDDDSRNIFALKATLKAKGFDCISSSGAPEALDLLRTDAVVDAVLIDMMMPEMDGYEAIPIIKTIERRAHIPVIAVTAQAMVGDREKCLQAGADAYISKPIDVDKLLGLLAGI, encoded by the coding sequence ATGGACAAGAAGAGGGTTTTGATTATTGATGATGATTCGCGGAATATTTTCGCGTTGAAAGCTACTTTGAAAGCCAAAGGTTTCGACTGTATTTCCAGCTCGGGTGCGCCGGAGGCTTTGGATTTGCTGCGGACCGACGCGGTGGTCGACGCGGTGCTGATCGATATGATGATGCCGGAAATGGATGGATATGAGGCTATTCCGATCATCAAGACCATCGAACGGCGGGCGCATATTCCCGTGATCGCGGTGACGGCGCAGGCGATGGTCGGCGACAGGGAGAAGTGTCTGCAGGCCGGCGCCGATGCTTATATTTCCAAACCGATCGATGTTGATAAATTGCTGGGATTGCTGGCAGGTATTTAA
- a CDS encoding CheR family methyltransferase, with product MIEDEDIDLLLNDLFDLYGYDFTSYSRASLRRRIERLCMLDKFPSFAELRYRVRSDPDYLKRFVEEITVNVTEMFRDPSFYKSLRDDILPVLGTKPFIRIWHAGCSTGEEVFSMAILLKEANLLRKSLLYATDLNPTVLEKVRKGIFPLNQMKQYSESYIASGGTRDFSSYYTANYGQAKFDSELSEKIIISTHNLVSDSSFNEFDLILCRNVLIYFDKDLQDRVLQLFDASLGTLSYLALGTKETLKFSVVQNKFKQLNREKIWKKIL from the coding sequence ATGATCGAAGATGAAGATATAGACCTGTTGCTGAATGACTTATTCGATCTGTACGGATATGACTTCACCAGCTATTCAAGGGCGTCGCTCAGAAGGCGCATTGAAAGGCTGTGCATGCTCGACAAATTTCCCAGTTTTGCGGAACTGAGGTACCGGGTACGCAGCGATCCGGATTACCTGAAAAGGTTTGTGGAAGAGATCACCGTGAATGTGACGGAAATGTTCCGCGACCCGTCTTTCTACAAATCCCTGCGCGACGACATCCTGCCGGTACTCGGCACCAAGCCTTTTATCCGGATCTGGCATGCAGGCTGCTCTACGGGTGAGGAAGTTTTTTCCATGGCGATTTTGCTGAAAGAGGCTAATCTGCTCCGGAAATCACTTTTATATGCCACTGACCTCAACCCGACCGTCCTTGAAAAAGTGAGAAAGGGAATTTTCCCCCTCAACCAGATGAAGCAGTATTCCGAAAGCTATATTGCATCGGGCGGTACCCGCGACTTTTCCAGCTATTACACAGCCAATTACGGACAGGCGAAATTTGACAGCGAACTTTCCGAAAAGATTATTATCTCCACACACAACCTCGTCTCCGACAGTTCATTCAACGAATTTGACCTGATCCTTTGCAGGAACGTATTAATCTACTTTGACAAAGACCTGCAAGACAGGGTTTTACAATTATTTGACGCCAGCCTGGGCACATTGAGCTACCTGGCGCTGGGAACGAAGGAAACTCTTAAATTTTCGGTTGTCCAGAACAAGTTCAAGCAATTGAACCGTGAAAAAATATGGAAGAAAATCCTGTAA
- a CDS encoding chemotaxis protein CheB has translation MEENPVKTRCEMLLIGGSAGSLEVLFKLLPLLKAGLPFPVILVLHRRSSGDSSLTGLLAGKSVLSTSEVEDKDEILPGHIYLAPADYHLLIEKDRSFSLDYSEKINFSRPSIDVTFESAAGVYGSSLTAAILSGANEDGTAGIMAVKNAGGRTIAQLPESAQMPFMPQHAIASGAVDEILDVQAMAQFFNGLE, from the coding sequence ATGGAAGAAAATCCTGTAAAAACGCGCTGCGAAATGCTGCTGATAGGCGGTTCGGCCGGAAGCCTGGAAGTACTTTTCAAGCTTTTGCCGCTGCTCAAAGCCGGTCTCCCGTTTCCCGTCATTTTGGTATTGCACCGGCGCAGCTCCGGCGATTCGTCGCTGACGGGCCTGCTGGCCGGTAAAAGCGTACTTTCCACCTCCGAGGTGGAAGACAAGGATGAAATCCTCCCGGGTCATATTTACCTCGCCCCTGCCGACTATCACTTGCTAATTGAAAAAGACCGGTCATTTTCACTCGACTACTCAGAGAAAATTAACTTCAGCAGGCCCAGTATTGACGTCACATTCGAATCGGCGGCGGGGGTTTACGGAAGTTCACTGACTGCCGCCATCTTGTCGGGCGCCAACGAAGATGGTACTGCCGGGATTATGGCGGTCAAAAACGCCGGTGGCAGGACTATTGCCCAGCTTCCGGAATCCGCACAGATGCCTTTTATGCCGCAGCATGCCATTGCCAGTGGTGCGGTCGACGAAATCCTGGATGTGCAGGCAATGGCGCAGTTTTTCAACGGGCTGGAATAA
- a CDS encoding DUF983 domain-containing protein produces the protein MAKHNRIYSVLFNKCPRCGEGDFFVSKSAYDLRNFEKMNKYCPHCGENLVPEPGFYQGALYMSYAFYVAFMVIVFLIVVNLFEQYLDYFLFGIIPVLIILTPWFYRLARRAWLAIFIKPAAGEV, from the coding sequence ATGGCAAAACACAATAGAATATACAGCGTACTTTTTAACAAATGCCCCAGATGCGGGGAAGGCGATTTTTTCGTGAGCAAAAGCGCTTACGACCTCCGGAATTTTGAAAAAATGAACAAGTACTGTCCGCACTGCGGCGAAAACCTGGTACCCGAACCCGGTTTTTACCAGGGCGCATTGTACATGAGCTACGCGTTTTACGTAGCGTTTATGGTCATCGTATTCCTGATCGTCGTAAACCTCTTCGAACAATACCTGGACTATTTCCTCTTCGGCATCATCCCCGTCCTGATCATCCTCACACCCTGGTTTTACCGGCTGGCAAGAAGAGCCTGGCTGGCGATCTTTATCAAGCCGGCCGCGGGGGAGGTTTAG
- a CDS encoding helix-turn-helix domain-containing protein — MRSSFPRLDIGPLSEYRAEDFMISRFSEYLKEHQNLVFPHRHSFYHLVLFTEGAGSHIIDFNHFQVEAGQMYFMVPGQVHDWRFEGKPEGYVVNFSAFFFNAFLLQSDYLDYFPFLSSDSRNNVLRLSKQVFEKVIVLFEELLTHEHGEILFRKDMIRVLLLQILFTVARNDVSGDAKKSAKLAGIHKHEWRNPVIRQFQKLVDRHFISMKKPGAYADLLNITPNHLNALCKEHLGVQAGEVVRARIVLEAKRLLTNQTLTISQVSDQLQFADNSYFTKFFKKETGATPEEFRGGRRREEGMKEEGMKEEGMKEEGMKEEDTQ; from the coding sequence ATGCGCTCTTCTTTTCCACGGCTGGATATCGGGCCGCTTTCGGAGTACCGGGCGGAGGATTTTATGATCAGCCGGTTTTCTGAGTATCTCAAAGAGCATCAGAACCTGGTCTTTCCGCATCGGCACAGCTTTTACCATCTGGTACTTTTCACGGAAGGCGCGGGTTCGCATATCATTGATTTCAACCATTTCCAGGTCGAGGCGGGGCAGATGTATTTTATGGTGCCGGGGCAGGTGCACGACTGGCGTTTTGAGGGTAAGCCGGAAGGGTACGTGGTCAATTTCTCAGCGTTTTTTTTTAATGCGTTCCTGCTGCAATCTGACTACCTGGATTATTTTCCTTTTCTGAGCAGCGATAGCAGAAATAACGTACTGCGCCTCAGTAAGCAGGTTTTTGAAAAGGTGATCGTCCTGTTCGAAGAACTTTTGACACATGAACACGGAGAGATTTTATTCCGCAAGGATATGATCCGGGTGTTGCTGCTGCAAATCCTTTTTACGGTGGCAAGGAATGATGTGTCCGGGGATGCTAAAAAGTCGGCAAAATTGGCCGGCATACACAAACACGAGTGGAGGAACCCCGTAATCCGACAATTTCAAAAGCTGGTCGACCGGCATTTCATTTCCATGAAAAAGCCGGGTGCTTATGCAGACCTGCTGAATATTACGCCCAATCATTTGAACGCTCTGTGTAAGGAACATCTGGGCGTGCAGGCGGGGGAGGTAGTACGGGCACGCATCGTGCTGGAAGCGAAGCGTCTGCTAACAAACCAAACCCTCACCATTTCCCAGGTTTCAGATCAGCTCCAATTTGCAGATAACTCTTATTTTACGAAGTTTTTTAAAAAAGAAACGGGGGCTACGCCGGAGGAGTTTAGGGGGGGAAGGAGGAGGGAGGAAGGGATGAAGGAGGAAGGGATGAAGGAGGAAGGGATGAAGGAGGAAGGGATGAAGGAGGAAGATACTCAATGA
- a CDS encoding tail fiber domain-containing protein — protein sequence MRSGNNQNKPEEKGTRPITRRLSLLLLLWFVFFWVIMCTVDVRGQVPGQFNFQGVARDAAGKILASKPIRINVVIRSTDELDPYAYEEIHSVTTNNGGVFNIIIGSIGNLGSQGSLLDAKWGLKSYVLHIYLALNETGLEDYIDLGITPLLAVPSALFANNADNAKNADNAKLAERLQGDIPIVFSGSANSPALSNPGTGNKLIWHPQKAAFRAGTITGTINGSQWLDPEIGNSSFASGIDASAKGPVSVALGEGTTAKARNGVAIGSFNNDSDTPGVTAAETDRIFQIGIGKNYLSRLNALTVLRNGYIGIGEIFSTVEPKYVLDIGSRIRIRHDALGSHTAGIYFNGAQKENAAFVGMKTSNDVGLFIGDNWRFWINDGGNGYLNGALIQTSDRRLKRDISPLSNSLSKLSHLVGQHYFWKDSTKSQQLQTGLIAQEVEQYFPELVTTDEKGFKAVNYIGLIPHLIESVKSLKAQTELIGTIRAEMQALKAELSNIKTAASNHSNEPSK from the coding sequence ATGAGATCGGGAAATAATCAAAATAAACCTGAGGAAAAAGGCACAAGGCCGATCACCAGAAGGTTGTCATTACTGCTTTTGCTGTGGTTTGTTTTCTTTTGGGTTATTATGTGTACAGTTGATGTGCGGGGGCAGGTGCCGGGGCAATTTAATTTTCAGGGAGTTGCGCGGGACGCAGCAGGTAAGATTCTTGCCTCTAAGCCGATCAGAATCAATGTAGTTATTCGCTCAACAGACGAACTTGATCCGTATGCATATGAAGAAATACATAGTGTCACAACCAACAACGGAGGGGTGTTCAATATCATAATTGGGAGCATTGGAAATCTGGGTTCGCAAGGTAGTCTGCTTGATGCAAAATGGGGATTAAAGTCATATGTACTTCATATTTATTTGGCCCTCAACGAAACTGGACTAGAAGACTACATTGATCTCGGAATAACTCCGCTTTTAGCTGTTCCAAGTGCCCTTTTTGCAAACAATGCCGATAATGCCAAAAACGCTGATAACGCAAAGCTGGCTGAGCGTTTGCAAGGTGATATTCCGATTGTCTTTTCGGGATCGGCAAACAGCCCTGCGTTGAGTAACCCCGGAACAGGTAACAAACTAATCTGGCATCCCCAAAAAGCTGCTTTTCGGGCTGGAACAATAACCGGAACAATAAATGGGAGCCAATGGCTAGACCCTGAAATTGGCAATAGTTCCTTTGCTTCCGGGATAGATGCAAGCGCTAAAGGGCCAGTGTCAGTTGCGTTGGGTGAAGGCACAACTGCAAAAGCCAGAAACGGCGTGGCGATCGGATCATTCAATAATGACTCCGACACCCCGGGAGTAACCGCTGCGGAAACTGATCGAATATTTCAAATTGGAATCGGGAAAAATTATTTGTCTCGCCTGAATGCTTTAACTGTTTTAAGAAATGGCTATATCGGAATCGGTGAAATTTTTTCTACTGTTGAACCAAAATATGTACTCGATATTGGCAGCAGAATTCGAATACGTCACGATGCACTCGGCAGCCATACTGCAGGCATCTATTTTAACGGAGCGCAAAAAGAAAACGCCGCATTCGTAGGAATGAAGACAAGCAACGATGTGGGACTGTTCATTGGCGACAACTGGCGTTTTTGGATAAATGACGGGGGCAACGGTTATCTCAATGGAGCACTGATCCAAACCTCCGATCGCCGCCTCAAACGTGACATCTCTCCGCTTTCAAACAGCCTTTCCAAACTCAGCCATTTGGTCGGCCAGCATTATTTCTGGAAAGACAGCACCAAAAGCCAGCAGCTGCAAACCGGCCTCATTGCCCAGGAAGTGGAGCAATACTTTCCCGAGCTGGTTACTACGGATGAAAAAGGTTTTAAGGCCGTCAACTACATCGGGCTGATCCCGCATTTGATAGAGTCGGTAAAAAGCCTGAAAGCACAAACGGAGCTGATCGGCACTATCCGGGCTGAAATGCAAGCCCTGAAAGCTGAACTCAGTAATATTAAAACAGCAGCATCTAACCATTCAAACGAACCTTCAAAATGA
- a CDS encoding T9SS type A sorting domain-containing protein has product MKYIYLTVGSILISLSSFAQSISPGGIYAAANAGQSGGVSLEWVLGDINAFTTLSTLPVKLVRFEGILAADGSARLEWETAEEYNNAGFEVQKSTDARQFENIGWVDGAGDIKVSKQYQFIDNQLVTTSYYRLKQVDTDGQFSFSKIIRVIPPNESLDRFTAFPNPVQDGKVTASLPDRSFKLSLYDKAGRLVKQIAEPGAQERMQLPGKGTYLLSIESIAGSKTITLVQP; this is encoded by the coding sequence ATGAAATATATATATCTCACCGTTGGCTCTATTTTGATTTCTCTGTCTTCCTTCGCCCAATCCATTTCCCCCGGCGGTATTTACGCGGCAGCCAATGCCGGCCAGTCGGGCGGCGTAAGTCTCGAGTGGGTGCTGGGTGATATCAATGCATTTACAACCCTCTCTACGCTGCCGGTCAAGCTGGTCCGTTTTGAAGGCATATTAGCAGCCGACGGCTCAGCACGGCTGGAATGGGAAACAGCAGAAGAATACAATAATGCCGGCTTCGAAGTCCAGAAATCAACCGACGCGCGGCAGTTTGAAAATATCGGCTGGGTAGATGGAGCCGGGGATATAAAAGTAAGCAAGCAATATCAGTTTATTGACAATCAACTGGTTACTACCAGCTACTACCGGCTGAAACAGGTGGATACGGATGGGCAGTTCTCATTCAGCAAGATCATCCGTGTGATCCCCCCCAACGAAAGCCTCGACCGTTTTACAGCATTCCCAAATCCGGTGCAGGACGGAAAAGTAACCGCCTCCCTGCCCGACCGGAGCTTCAAACTCAGCCTTTACGATAAGGCGGGCAGACTGGTGAAACAAATCGCGGAACCCGGCGCACAGGAAAGGATGCAGCTGCCCGGAAAAGGTACCTACCTGCTCAGCATCGAGTCCATAGCAGGTAGCAAAACAATCACACTCGTACAACCATAA